A genomic segment from Pseudorca crassidens isolate mPseCra1 chromosome 4, mPseCra1.hap1, whole genome shotgun sequence encodes:
- the DSPP gene encoding dentin sialophosphoprotein — MKIIIYFCIWTVAWAIPVPQIKPLERHAVDKSVNLNLLAELKVPIQDELNANDTTKESGVLLHENERGRQQYTKDGYKGERNGSEGAEVGEKSSSARSMLANEEGNTEDLNGGTGKPETYGHDGLHQEDSTTANGVRGQVSIIDSVGTANGSNINGITGNNSQNGGVGNASQSEDATVVQEDGRQGAGSNNGTGHEDEISGNFCRNGGDASEETPQREGESNGNEETGVTPGESGDSNREDVALDNSDGSPSGNGADENEDKGSGDDEGEETGNGEKGPDNSKGQEGQPHETEGDDDNSLGQSSISGEADDPADKEDTHAIDGHNTSKSEDDFDGISGDNGSQKIEDTQKPNQRESKAVENRITEKLEPPAIGKNQVKGIEMECPSSGDRNNITKVSGKMNEDKESKGQHGMIVCKGNVKAQEEVDVMQGPGQKLEPQDKFGPSKTRSDSNSDGYDSYEFGDESMQGDDPNSSDESNGSDDTNSEGDNNHSSQGDASYNSDESSDNGNDSDSKGGEEGDSDNTSDANDSGGDGNGDIGSDKNGKSGSTKDNSDSSDSSDSSDSSDSSDSSDSKSDSSDSSNSINSSDSSDSSDSSDSSDSSDSSDSSNGSNSSESSDSSDSSDSSDSSDSSDSSDSSDSSDSSNGSNSSESSDSSDSSDSSDSSDSSDSSDSSDSSDSSSGSKSDSSDNSDSSDSSNSSDSKSDSSDSSNSINSSESSDSSDSSDSSDSSDSSESSDSSDSSGSSKSDSSDSSNSSDSKSDSSDSSDSSDSSDSSDSSDSGDSKSDSSDSSDSSESDSSNSSDSKSDSSDSSDSSDSSDSSDSKSDSSDSSDSSESDSKSDSDSSNSSDSKSDSSDSSDSSDSSDSSDSSDSKSDSSDSSDSSDSSDSSDSSDSKSDSSDSSDSSESDSKSDSDSSNSSDSKSDSSDSSDSSDSSDSSDSQSDSSDSSDSSDSDSSDSDSSDSDSSDSDSSDRSDSNSSDSNSSDSDSSDSASDSGDESDSKSKSGNGDNNGGGSDSDSDSKGSDSNHSTSDD; from the exons atgaagataattatatatttttgcatttgGACAGTAGCATGGGCCATTCCA GTTCCTCAAATCAAGCCATTGGAGAGACATGCTGTTGACAAATCTGTGAATTTAAATCTTCTAGCAGAATTGAAAGTGCCGATACAG GATGAGTTAAATGCCAATGATACCACCAAAGAAAGTGGTGTCCTCCTGCatgaaaatgaaagaggaaggcAACAGTACACCAAAGATGGGtacaaaggagagagaaatggtTCTGAGGGGGCAGAAGTGGGAGAGAAAAGTTCTTCTGCACGTTCCATGTTAGCAAATGAAGAGGGGAATACTGAGGATCTGAATGGGGGCACAGGAAAACCAGAAACATATGGTCATGATGGACTCCATCAAGAAGACAGCACCACAGCAAATGGCGTCAGGGGACAAGTAAGCATCATCGACAGTGTTGGAACAGCAAATGGGAGCAATATTAATGGGATTACTGGGAACAATTCCCAAAATGGGGGTGTTGGAAATGCAAGTCAGAGTGAAGATGCCACTGTTGTCCAAGAAGATGGACGTCAAGGGGCTGGAAGCAATAATGGCACAGGTCACGAGGATGAAATAAGTGGGAATTTCTGTAGAAATGGGGGTGATGCAAGTGAAGAAACACCTCAGAGAGAAGGCGAGAGCAACGGGAATGAGGAGACAGGGGTAACACCAGGGGAAAGTGGAGATAGCAATAGAGAAGATGTCGCCTTGGACAATTCTGATGGAAGTCCTAGTGGGAATGGAGCAGATGAAAATGAAGACAAGGGCTCTGGTGATGATGAAGGTGAAGAGACAGGGAATGGAGAAAAAGGCCCTGATAACAGCAAGGGCCAAGAGGGTCAACCTCATGAAACAGAAGGTGACGATGACAATAGCTTAGGTCAAAGTTCAATTAGTGGTGAAGCTGATGACCCTGCGGACAAAGAAGACACCCATGCCATTGATGGACACAATACCTCCAAGAGTGAGGACGATTTTGATGGTATTTCAGGAGACAATGGTAGCCAAAAAATAGAGGACACTCAAAAACCCAATCAGAGAGAAAGCAAAGCTGTGGAAAATAGAATCACTGAAAAATTAGAGCCACCTGCTATTGGGAAGAACCAAGTTAAG GGAATAGAAATGGAATGTCCCAGCAGTGGCGACAGAAACAATATTACCAAAGTATCTGGGAAAATGAATGAAGATAAAGAGAGTAAAGGCCAACATGGAATGATTGTGTGCAAAGGAAATGTCAAGGCACAAGAAGAGGTTGACGTCATGCAGGGACCTGGCCAGAAATTAGAACCTCAAGATAAGTTTGGACCCAGCAAAACACGTAGTGACAGTAACAGTGATGGCTATGACAGTTATGAGTTTGGTGATGAATCCATGCAAGGAGATGATCCCAACAGCAGTGATGAGTCTAATGGCAGTGATGATACCAATTCTGAAGGTGACAACAACCACAGTAGCCAAGGAGATGCTTCTTATAACTCTGATGAATCAAGTGATAATGGCAATGACAGTGACtcaaaaggaggagaagaaggtgaTAGTGATAACACATCAGATGCTAATGATAGTGGTGGTGATGGCAATGGTGACATTGGGAGTGATAAGAATGGAAAATCAGGCAGCACCAAAGATAACTCAGACAGCAGTGACAGCAGCGACAGTAGTGACAGCAGTGACAGCAGTGACAGTAGTGACAGCAAATCAGATAGCAGTGACAGCAGCAATAGCATCAACAGTAGTGACAGCAGTGACAGCAGTGACAGCAGTGACAGTAGTGACAGTAGTGACAGCAGTGACAGCAGCAATGGCAGCAACAGTAGTGAAAGCAGTGACAGCAGTGACAGCAGCGACAGTAGTGACAGTAGTGACAGCAGTGACAGCAGTGACAGTAGTGACAGCAGTGACAGCAGTAATGGCAGCAACAGTAGTGAAAGCAGTGACAGCAGTGACAGCAGTGACAGTAGTGACAGTAGTGACAGCAGTGACAGTAGTGATAGCAGTGACAGTAGTGACAGTAGTAGTGGCAGCAAGTCTGACAGCAGCGACAATAGTGATAGCAGTGACAGTAGCAACAGTAGTGACAGCAAATCAGACAGCAGTGACAGCAGCAATAGCATCAACAGTAGTGAAAGCAGTGACAGCAGTGACAGCAGTGACAGTAGTGACAGCAGTGACAGTAGTGAAAGCAGTGACAGCAGTGACAGCAGTGGTAGCAGCAAGTCTGACAGCAGCGACAGTAGCAACAGTAGTGACAGCAAATCAGACAGCAGTGACAGTAGTGACAGCAGTGACAGCAGTGACAGTAGTGATAGCAGTGACAGTGGTGACAGCAAATCAGACAGCAGTGACAGTAGTGACAGCAGTGAAAGTGACAGTAGTAACAGCAGTGACAGCAAGTCAGACAGCAGCGACAGTAGTGACAGCAGTGACAGTAGTGACAGCAGTGACAGCAAATCAGACAGCAGTGACAGTAGTGACAGCAGTGAAAGTGACAGTAAATCAGACAGTGACAGTAGTAACAGCAGTGACAGCAAGTCAGACAGCAGCGACAGTAGTGACAGCAGTGACAGTAGTGACAGTAGTGACAGCAGTGACAGCAAATCAGACAGCAGCGACAGTAGTGACAGCAGTGACAGTAGTGACAGTAGTGACAGCAGTGACAGCAAATCAGACAGCAGTGACAGTAGTGACAGCAGTGAAAGTGACAGTAAATCAGACAGTGACAGTAGTAACAGCAGTGACAGCAAGTCAGACAGCAGTGACAGTAGTGACAGCAGTGACAGTAGTGACAGCAGTGACAGCCAATCAGATAGTAGTGATAGCAGTGACAGTAGTGACAGTGACAGCAGTGATAGTGACAGCAGCGACAGTGACAGCAGTGATAGTGACAGTAGTGACAGAAGTGACAGCAACAGCAGTGACAGCAACAGCAGTGATAGTGACAGCAGTGACAGTGCATCTGACAGTGGTGATGAGAGTGACAGCAAGAGCAAGTCTGGTAACGGCGACAACAATGGAGGTGGTAGTGACAGTGATAGTGACAGTAAAGGCAGTGACAGTAATCACTCAACCAGTGACGATTAG